The stretch of DNA GAAAGCCGAGGACATGATATTTATAAAAAATCCTTGGTAAAAGCAAAAGCAGAAGACACCGTTTTTACCACCTGTATGAATAAAGGGTTTGAAAACACAACACATAGAATACTGCGTAATTCAACATTCGAAATGTGGGAATCTGCAGGTTGTCCTGCCATCGGAAATAGGCCAGGAGAGACAGATACCATTGTTAAATATGGAGAAGACATCCATGTAGAACGCTATAGCATTAACTCCCCTGGATCATTTTATACAGGAAATATAGAAGCCATGGCAAACTATGCAGGAACTAGTATTAATGATATTAACGATATACCAACAGTAGCAGAATTAATTAAGAGAATTTGGAAAGAATTCCTAGATAAGTAGTAATACCAATTTGAGTGTAAACATTAAAACAAAAAATGATGACTACAGTAAACACAACATTAAATGGTTTCGATTTAGAAGCCATAGAAAACACAGTAGGAGCTTTAAAGAGCAATCCTAAAATTGCAGAATTCAAATTTAAAGCAACAAACAAATGGGAATCTGGTCCACGAAACACAAGTCAAATACAAGGATTTTACGGTGCTTGTCAAGACGATACCACAAGAGTAACCCCTTTTGAATGCAGTACAGATATGCCAATAGTTTTAGATGGTACAGATGTGGCACCAAGTCCGCCAGAATTTTTGCTACATACATTAGCGAGTTGCATGACAACATCTATGATGTTGTTAGCATCTGCAAATGGCATTAAAGTAGCTGACGTGACCATACGTGTTGAAGGTGATTTAAACCTAAATGGATTCCTTGGTTTAGATGCTTGTATCTTAAAGGAGTATGAGCAAATAAAAGTATCTATTGATGTTGAAGGGGATTTATCTGAAACCGAAAAACAAGAATTACTAACATTTGCCAAAAAATCACCCATTTATAACACCATATTAAATCCAGGAGCCATCAATGTATCATTGCATGCTTAATCTAAAAACTATATTAAATTTAATAACATCATGGAAAATTTAAAATTCGAAACGCTACAATTACATGCAGGTCAGCAACCAGACCCAACTACAGGGGCTAGCGCTGTGCCAATTTACCAATCAACCGCATTTACATTTAAAGATTCAGAGCATGGAGCTAACCTTTTTTCATTAAAAGAGTTTGGAAATATCTACTCAAGAATTACCAATCCAACTGTCGATGTTTTTGAAAAGAGGATTGCAGCTTTAGAAGGAGGCGTAGCAGCTATGGCTGTGTCGTCAGGACAAACAGCACAGTTTATAGCATTAAGTAATATTCTTGAAACAGGCGATAACTTTGTGTCTACTTGTCATCTATATGGTGGTGCTTATAATCAATTTAAAGTACAATTTAAAAGATTAGGTATTGAAGCTCGTTTTGTAGATAAAGAAACACCAGAAGCTTTTGAAGCTTTAATTGATAGTAAAACAAAAGCATTGTATTTAGATACCATCGGAAATCCAGAGCTAAACATTCCAGATTTCGAGAAATTTGCAGCTTTAGCCAAAAAATATGATATCCCATTAGTAGTGGATAATACCTTTGGTGCTGCAGGTTATATTGCAAGTCCAATTAAGCATGGCGCAAATGTTTTGGTAGCTTCTGCAACAAAATGGATTGGTGGCCATGGTACGAGCATGGGTGGTGTTATTGTTGATGGCGGAAATTTTAACTGGGGAAATGGTAAATTCAAACAATTTTCAGAACCATCAGAAGGTTATCATGGGCTAAATTTTTGGGAAACCTTTGGAGAAGGGAATGCCATGGACATGCCAAACATCGCTTATATCATCAGAGCACGTGTGGAAGGCTTACGAGATTATGGCTCGTGTATGAGTCCGTTTAATGCGTTCTTGTTTTTACAAGGATTAGAAACCCTATCATTACGTCTGGAGCGTACTATGAAAAATGCACACGACTTGGCATTATGGTTGGAATCTAACCCATTAGTCGAAAATGTAAATTATCCAGGACTAAGCTCTAGTAAATATCACAATAGAGCAAACAAATATTTAAATAATGGTTACGGTGGTGTGCTAACATTTACGCTAAAGGGAGACAGACAAGATGCAGCTAATTTTGCTGATGCACTACAATTGATTTCACATTTAGCTAATGTTGGGGATGCCAGAACCCTTATCATTCATCCAGCATCTACAACACATCAACAATTAAGTGATGCTGAACAATTAGCATCAGGTGTGCATCCAACACAACTGCGTATTTCTGCGGGTATTGAGCATATAGACGATATTAAAAACGATATCAAACAAGCAATAGAGAAGGCTTTAGCTAGTAATGCTGAATTAGTTTAAAATATCAATGATTAAAAAACAAAACTAACTTATGACAACAATTAAAGAATACGACAAAAAATTTATGTTAAGGTGTATAGAACTATCTCAAATTGCAGTTAATAACGGTGACGCTGCTTTTGGAAGTTTAGTAGCCCTAGATGATAAGTTGATCGCAGAAGGGGTAAATAATCTTAAAGGGAGGGTGTCAGACCATGCCGAAATTTTAGCACTGCACAACGCACATGTAAAATTAGGAACCCCAGATTTATCAGACTGCACATTATATACGAGTTGTGAGCCTTGTCCAATGTGTTCCTTCATGATTAGAGAATATAAAATCAAAAGAGTTGTATATGCATTGCCATCGTTGTATGTAGGTGGCTATTCAAGGTGGCCAATTCTACAAGACAAAAAACTAGAAGAATTGAAGCCTATTTTTTCAAATGCTCCAGAAATTATAGGCGGATATATGGAAGAAGAAGCAAATGTTGTCATGAAGCAAACACCACTTTGGATGTTTGGTAGCAGTACAAGATAAAATTGATTTTTAAATAAAATATAAAAACCGAAAGAAGCCAGTATAAGAGTAATCATATTGCTATAACTTTACTTTGGTAAAAAGTTTAAGCACTACTATTCGTTGATTTTTTTCTCTCTAACTGGTTTCTTATTATTTTTTAACTTTGAATAATAAAGGTTAGCTAAATGGAATCTGCCACTATATTTTATGATAAAAAGCATTATTTCCCAATGCATTTACATCCGAATCGTTATACATTTTCCTATATTTTAAATGGAAACGCTCATCTAATATGTAATGGTTCTAGATTTATTTTGAAAGCTGGTGACTTGGTTATAATTCCTCCCTATGTAGCACATCAAACACGCATTGAGGATTTTTTCCATTACAAGGTCATTAGAGTCCCTAAATTAGATGCTTTCAGTAATAGATCTAATGCGCAATTAGGTTTAACAATTGTTCGAAATAGCTATTCTTATAAGAATGATTTTAATCATTGGTTTGAATCGATTATAATTAATAAAGGTCATAATCTCAATATGGGGGAGCGTGCAGAAACTCAGGTGCCGGATGTATTTAAACGTTTTTTGATTAGTAACCATTCTAATTTAATTAAAAAGAATAGTTTAACAAAAGCATTGGTACATATAGAAACTAACTACAACCGATCCATACTTGTTGAAGAGTTGTCGGACTTAACACATCTAAGTGAGAGTCATTTTCAACGTCTTTTCAAAATTAATATTGGAATTTCCCCTATGCGTTATTTACAAAACTTACGCATTGAAAAAGCCAAAGAGTATATAAAGACCAGAGACAATTTCACTGATATTGCATATGATACAGGTTTTTTTGACCAAAGTCACTTTAACAAATATTTCAAAATAAATGTAGGTATGATTCCCAAACGATATGCTGATTTAATTAGAAATGATTGAATTTTACAATTTTAAAGTTTAAGGTTTATAGAACTTGCAATCAAAAGTTTCAGTCATGCAAAGTTCAAACCTTAAAGAAGTAGAAGACGCTCAAAAAACACTAATCCGATATTGTGGTGAGTTTTCAAATTTTATTGCAGAAAAAGCTTTTGGGAGTTATATCTATGATAAAGAAGGACATGCCATTCTAGATTTTACTTCTGGTCAAATGTGTTCCGTATTTGGGCACAATCATCCAAAATTTATAGAAATATTAGAAAAATCAGGTGATAGGGCTATTCATTTACTAAGCTCTATTCTATCTCCTTCAGTAATAAATCTTTCAAAAAGACTAGCCAGTGAACTGCCCGATAGTTTGTCTAAATGTATATTTTTAAATACCGGGTCTGAGTCTAACGAAGTAGCTATACGAATGGCCAAATTGGTTACTGGTGGTTTTGAAGTCATTGGGTTTTCAGGTTCATGGCATGGTATGACGGCTGGTGCACAATCTTGTACTTATTCTAAAACCAGAAAGGGTTACGGACCGGCAATACCAGGGAGTTTAATGATACCGGCACCTTATGAATATCGTTGCCCCATAGCACATTGTAAAGGTAGCTGCGATCATACTTGTTTAGAGGTAGGCATGAAAATGTGCGATCAGCAATCAACAGGCGCATATGCAGCATTAATAGCAGAACCTTTATTGAGTGCAGCAGGGATGATTGAATTAAAACCTGACTATATTAAGAGGTTAAAAGCGTTATGCGACGAACGCGGATTATTATTAATATTTGACGAAGCTCAAACGGCATTAGGACGACTTGGAAAAACCTTCGCTTTTCAACAATACGACATCGTTCCTGATTTCTTAACCTTGTCAAAAACATTAGGTGGGGGATTACCTTTGGCAGCCATGGTTACCACAAAAGAAATAGAAGAGGCATGTCATAAGAAAGGGTTTATCTATGTAACTTCACATGTATCCGATCCTTTTTGTGCCACTTTTGGTTTGGCCGCTTTTGAAATACTTTATGAGGAGAAACTAGCTCAAAAAGCTTTAGAACTAGGGAAGTATTTAAAGGAACAATTAATAAAACTACAAGAGGAACACGAGTGTATAGGAGATGTAAGAGGTAAGGGGCTTTTATTGGGGGTTGAAATTGTAAAAAATAGAGAAACAAAAATACCTGACGATACATTAGGTCAAAATATATGCAATAGATGTCTTGAGTTAGGCCTAAATATGAATATAGTTAGAATGAAAGGCTATGGTAGTATTTTTAGGATTGCTCCACCATTGACTATAAGTAAAAAGGAAATTGATTTAGGGGTTACTATATTAAATCAAGCTATACGAGATTGTATTAAATAATGTTTTAAGTAAATATTTAATTCGTATAGTTGCAGAATTTGAGCAGATGTATAGAAATTATCTCGTAGTGACGATAGGAAAGTGGTGGCGTGCGTGCAATGTCTAAATACCTAAAAATAACCCAAAACGGCTTTAACTTCTTCTTTATATTTTCGTCCAATAGGTATGGGGGTTCCTTTCAATATTAATTTACTTGGTGAAAAGGAATCAATAAAATCGAGGCCTACAATAAAAGAACGATGGACTCTTAAAAACTTTTTGTTAGTCAACATGTCTTCAATTGACGAAATGCTTTTATAAGCAATAATTTCTCTATGAGTAGTTTTTACTTTGACATAATTTTTTAGGCTTTCAATAAAAATAATGTCTTTCAAAAAAATTTTCTGCAATGATTTTTCAACTTTTAAATAAATAAATTTCTCGTCTTTTACAGAATTCAATTTTTGACTTTCAAGTTCAATGGTTTTTTGATTTGTTATTTGCCAATTCTTAAAAAAGACATATCCTAAAGGAATAATGGCAGCGATATTTACATCCAAAAGAGTGTTCATTATTTCAGTAATAGCAAAGAAATTAGACGTTTCAAAATTTTGTAAATAGTTTGGTTGAACAACGTAAAAAAACAAGACCCTTTGAATAAAAACAGTAACAAAAATCAGTAAAAGGATATAGAGAAAGACAAATGTTACATATTTCTTTTTAAGAAAAAATTTAGGAAATAAGAAGTACAACGCTACATAAACTAAGGCAAGTCTAGCAGGAAGACTTAATATTTGGATCATGAAATTTCTTAGATAATCATTATCATAAGTTCCCCAAACCAAAGTGAAAAAGCTCACAAATGCCAACCAATAGCCAAGGTGTTTTATGGCTCTATTGAAATTCTTATTTATGCCAAAAAATGAAAACTTCATATTGTTTAATTAAAAAGAATTTTCCGAGGCTTGCCTCAGGGATTTCCGTTGAAATTGTCATTCTCGCGAAAGCGGGAATCTAAATAACAGAATTTCGGTTTTTGACCATTGGGTCAAAACCTTGTGCTTAACTTAATCGGGTATGAAACGAGCGAAATGCCCTATAAATTACCTCGAGGATAGTTCGTTTCAAGAAATTCTTTATTTTTTTTGCTAAAATCTAAAAATTTATCTGAATAACCATTAGTTATATACAGACAACTAGCAATTTTATATTAAAAACAAGTAAACAACCGTAATCCGTATGTCCTTAGAATTGATTTCTGCCTGTACTAAAATTGATAAATACTGGTCGTTTGATGTATTGAAGTGGTTGTCTATATAATGGGGTTGGAAGTAGGCATTTTCAATAGTAATATTGAGAAATCTAATTTTTAACTTTACTAAAATGAAAACTGTATTTAGAACTTTTATCCCTTTTTTATTCCTTTTTATTTCAATTCAAATATGCGCTCAAAACGTAAGCTTAAACAGAGTAGAACCACCAAATTGGTGGGTCGGAATGGAAAATACTGAATTGCAACTTTTGGTATATGGTGAAAATATTAGTCAAACAAAACCAAGTATCCATTATGAAGGGATTTCAATAAAAAGTATGTCTATGTTAGAAAATGAAAACTATCTTTTTATAAATCTGTCCATAGCAAAAACGACTAAAGCAGGTGCCTTTGATATTGTTTTTAAAACGAAAACGGGCAAAGAATTACGCTATAACTATGAATTAAAAACAAAAAGGAATAGACACAATCCCATTCAGACGATTGATGGTTCTGATGTCATGTATTTGATAACTCCTGACCGCTTTGCGAATGGAAATCCAAAAAATGATTCTACCGAAGATACCCTTGAAAAAGTAAATCGTTCAAACCAAGATGGAAGACATGGCGGCGATATAGATGGCGTTATAAACCATTTAGATTATATAAAAGAATTGGGTGTTACTACATTATGGTTAAATCCATTTTTAGAAAATGATCAACCAAAATACTCATATCACGGTTACGGCATCTCTGATTTTTATAAAACAGATAGTCGTTTTGGAACAAATGCTGATTTTATAAATTTGGTTGATGTATGTCATCAAAAAGAGATGAAAGTCATTATGGATCAGGTATTCAATCATTGTGGTTCTGGACATTGGTGGATGAATGATTTGCCCTCTAAAGATTGGTTGAATCAATGGGATACATATACGCGGAGTAATTTTACCAATATTGCGGCTTCAGATCCACACGCTTCAAAAAGTGATTACGATTTATTTACAAAAGGTTGGTTTGATACTAATTTACCTGATTTAAATTTAGAAAACCCGTTTTTAGCAACCTATATGATTCAAAATTCAATTTGGTGGATTGAATATGCTCAATTAGATGGTATTAGAATGGATACCTATCCCTATCCTGAAAAAAATGTCATGGCTAAATGGGTAGAAGAAATCAATACCGAATATCCAAACTTCTATATCGTTGCAGAGACGTGGGAAGCTAAAGCGTCATCATTATCTTATTGGAATAACAATGGCGTTAATAATGATGGTTACAAATCTCCTGTAAATAGTGTTTGTGATTACCCCTTGTATTATGCCATGTTGAAAGCATTTGGAAATGAAAATAACATTTATAAAATATATGAAACCTTGGCAGAAGATTTTGTGTATGGAGATGCTTATAACAATAAAATATTTAACGGAAACCATGACGTAGGGCGCTTATTTACCTTATTAAATGATGATATTGACAAACTTAAATTGAGTATGGCATTCACTTTAACGTCAAGGGGAATCCCTCAATTATATTATGGAGATGAGATATTATTAGAAGGCGATAAACCTGATGGGCAACTGCGGAAAGATTTTCCAGGAGGTTGGAAATCTGATAAAAGAAATGCCTTTACAGAAAAAGGAAGAACCCCTCAAGAAAATGGGGTTTATAATTATGTAAGTACTATTTTAAATTGGAGAAAAAATGCTATAGAAATCCATTCTGGAAAATTAACGCATTATCAACCAATAGACAATATCTATGTATACTTTAGGAGCAAAAACGAAGAAAAGACAATGGTTATCATTAATAACAATAGTAAAACCATTAATAAGTTTAGTTTGGAACGTTTTAAGGAATCTATTCAAGGATATTCTAACGGAACGGATATCATTACAAATACCTATTTTTCTTCCCTTAAATCCATTGATTTAAAGGCAAATTCGGCATGCATTATAAAACTTAGTAACTAATGGAAAACATATTTGTTATTGGAGGCGCATCATACAATTCAGTAATTACATTAGACGATTTCCCGGAAGCCATGCCGCAAACGATTCATAACTGTCATTTTAATGAAACTATTGGAAATACGGGGGCAGGAAAAGCCTTGACACTTTCTAAATTGGGGTTTCCCACGACATTTCATTCCTTGATAGGCAATGATTCCTTTGGAGAAAAAGTAACTTCTTATTTACAGGAGCCTAACTTAAACTTTATCAATGATATAGATCCCAAAGGCACCGAAAGGCATTTAAACATCATGAATGATAAGGGAGAGCGGATTTCTATTTTTATGAATCCTAGTTCTGATATCCCTGATATAGATTATTCTAAGTTTGAAAAAGAGGTCGCAAATGCAAATTATATGGTTGTGAATATTGCCAATTATTGCCGTTATATTTTACCTGTCTGTAAACAATTAAAAAAAGAAATCTGGACCGATTTACACGATTATGATGGCAAAAATAAATACCACCAAGACTTTATTGACGCTGCTGCTTATTTGTTTTTAAGTTCTGACAATTTACCTGATTACAAATCTTTTATGGAAACACAAATTGCCAATGGAAAGGAATTGGTGGTGTGTACACACGGAAAAGATGGTTCAACAGCCTATACCAAAGAAGGCAAATGGATTGAAGTTCCAATTATTAAAGATTATACTTTAAACAATTCAAATGGTGCTGGAGATGCTTTCTTTTCAGGTTTTTTATATGGATATTCGAAAGGTTACGAAATAATGAAATGTATGCAGTTTGGTACAATTACTTCAGGCTTATGTATAGAATCAGAGATGATTACTAGTAATAAATTGAGTAAAAGGTATATTGAAAAAGAGTTTCTTGAATATTATGCTAAGTAGTGTACTTGTGTATTTAAAATAAATTGACAGAGCATTTTGATTTTATAAAACAATCGAGCGCCTGCCTGCTGAATGCTACAGTGTACCCACAAATATTGAAGAATAGCATATAATAGTTTTAAAAAGCTGGCCACGAATACAGAAAACTGCCTACTGGCAACTGATCTCACTAATTTTCCTATCTATAGACAGGATTGGCAGACAGAAAGTCTGATTTGTGTACATATTGAGTATAATACACGACAACCATAAGAGATTCAATTCGTACTTATTTGTGTATTCGTGGCTAAGTATCGCTAGATCCTCAAGGTTTAATGAATAATTATGGTTTATATTAATTAAACCAGCGGGAATAATAGCTTAAAAAAGGATATGGGTACAATGTAGCTGCTGATCGGAAGGTTTTGTAGCGGATATTTTACATACGGGTTTATAAAATTGATTGAGTATCAATTTTCATGAATCAGAGAGATGGTGTACGGATAAATCATAGCTATTATCTTTTTTATAAATAGAGTGATTGTTGTAAATATCATAATTTTGCCAACGTATCATCTGTTTATGAATAGCTTCATATATGGAATGAGTTTTTAATTTTTAATTAAATTTGTTAGAGTAATTTTAAATTATTTTGCGTCTTTTTTTTACTATTACGTCTATAATAAATAAAAGATTTGTTTTACAATTATGAGTAATGAGATTATAAATGTTTGGAACGATATGAATGGTCGATTAACAAATTTTGTTAATGGAAAAGTCAAAGACTCCGAACTTGCAAAAGATATTGTTCAAGATGTATTTTTAAAAGCGTTTTCTAAAATTGATACCTTAAAGAATAAAGAAAAACTGGTGCCCTGGATATATCAAATTACAAGAAATGAAATTACTTCACATTTCAGAAAAATTAAGTTTAACACCTCTTCAAAAGAGGTAGAGGCGGAAGAACTTTCTAATGAAACACTTACTTCAGAACTTACACATTGCTTAAATCCTTTTATAAATTCGCTTCCAGAAAAATATAAGGAGGCTATAATTTTAGCTGATATTAAAAACATTCCACAAAAAGAAATAGCAAAACGATTAAGCATTTCGTATTCAGGTGTTAAATCTCGAGTACAAAGAGGAAGAGAAATGTTGAAATCTAACTACGAAGAATGCTGTGCTATATCCACAGATGTCTATGGAGATGTTCTAGATTATAAGGTTAAAAAGTGAGACACAGGTGGTAATTAATTGTTTTTTGCGTCTTTTTTT from Flavivirga spongiicola encodes:
- a CDS encoding OsmC family protein, which translates into the protein MMTTVNTTLNGFDLEAIENTVGALKSNPKIAEFKFKATNKWESGPRNTSQIQGFYGACQDDTTRVTPFECSTDMPIVLDGTDVAPSPPEFLLHTLASCMTTSMMLLASANGIKVADVTIRVEGDLNLNGFLGLDACILKEYEQIKVSIDVEGDLSETEKQELLTFAKKSPIYNTILNPGAINVSLHA
- the sigZ gene encoding RNA polymerase sigma factor SigZ, which translates into the protein MSNEIINVWNDMNGRLTNFVNGKVKDSELAKDIVQDVFLKAFSKIDTLKNKEKLVPWIYQITRNEITSHFRKIKFNTSSKEVEAEELSNETLTSELTHCLNPFINSLPEKYKEAIILADIKNIPQKEIAKRLSISYSGVKSRVQRGREMLKSNYEECCAISTDVYGDVLDYKVKK
- a CDS encoding AraC family transcriptional regulator; amino-acid sequence: MESATIFYDKKHYFPMHLHPNRYTFSYILNGNAHLICNGSRFILKAGDLVIIPPYVAHQTRIEDFFHYKVIRVPKLDAFSNRSNAQLGLTIVRNSYSYKNDFNHWFESIIINKGHNLNMGERAETQVPDVFKRFLISNHSNLIKKNSLTKALVHIETNYNRSILVEELSDLTHLSESHFQRLFKINIGISPMRYLQNLRIEKAKEYIKTRDNFTDIAYDTGFFDQSHFNKYFKINVGMIPKRYADLIRND
- a CDS encoding aspartate aminotransferase family protein encodes the protein MQSSNLKEVEDAQKTLIRYCGEFSNFIAEKAFGSYIYDKEGHAILDFTSGQMCSVFGHNHPKFIEILEKSGDRAIHLLSSILSPSVINLSKRLASELPDSLSKCIFLNTGSESNEVAIRMAKLVTGGFEVIGFSGSWHGMTAGAQSCTYSKTRKGYGPAIPGSLMIPAPYEYRCPIAHCKGSCDHTCLEVGMKMCDQQSTGAYAALIAEPLLSAAGMIELKPDYIKRLKALCDERGLLLIFDEAQTALGRLGKTFAFQQYDIVPDFLTLSKTLGGGLPLAAMVTTKEIEEACHKKGFIYVTSHVSDPFCATFGLAAFEILYEEKLAQKALELGKYLKEQLIKLQEEHECIGDVRGKGLLLGVEIVKNRETKIPDDTLGQNICNRCLELGLNMNIVRMKGYGSIFRIAPPLTISKKEIDLGVTILNQAIRDCIK
- a CDS encoding nucleoside deaminase; amino-acid sequence: MTTIKEYDKKFMLRCIELSQIAVNNGDAAFGSLVALDDKLIAEGVNNLKGRVSDHAEILALHNAHVKLGTPDLSDCTLYTSCEPCPMCSFMIREYKIKRVVYALPSLYVGGYSRWPILQDKKLEELKPIFSNAPEIIGGYMEEEANVVMKQTPLWMFGSSTR
- a CDS encoding O-acetylhomoserine aminocarboxypropyltransferase/cysteine synthase family protein, which gives rise to MENLKFETLQLHAGQQPDPTTGASAVPIYQSTAFTFKDSEHGANLFSLKEFGNIYSRITNPTVDVFEKRIAALEGGVAAMAVSSGQTAQFIALSNILETGDNFVSTCHLYGGAYNQFKVQFKRLGIEARFVDKETPEAFEALIDSKTKALYLDTIGNPELNIPDFEKFAALAKKYDIPLVVDNTFGAAGYIASPIKHGANVLVASATKWIGGHGTSMGGVIVDGGNFNWGNGKFKQFSEPSEGYHGLNFWETFGEGNAMDMPNIAYIIRARVEGLRDYGSCMSPFNAFLFLQGLETLSLRLERTMKNAHDLALWLESNPLVENVNYPGLSSSKYHNRANKYLNNGYGGVLTFTLKGDRQDAANFADALQLISHLANVGDARTLIIHPASTTHQQLSDAEQLASGVHPTQLRISAGIEHIDDIKNDIKQAIEKALASNAELV
- a CDS encoding carbohydrate kinase family protein; protein product: MENIFVIGGASYNSVITLDDFPEAMPQTIHNCHFNETIGNTGAGKALTLSKLGFPTTFHSLIGNDSFGEKVTSYLQEPNLNFINDIDPKGTERHLNIMNDKGERISIFMNPSSDIPDIDYSKFEKEVANANYMVVNIANYCRYILPVCKQLKKEIWTDLHDYDGKNKYHQDFIDAAAYLFLSSDNLPDYKSFMETQIANGKELVVCTHGKDGSTAYTKEGKWIEVPIIKDYTLNNSNGAGDAFFSGFLYGYSKGYEIMKCMQFGTITSGLCIESEMITSNKLSKRYIEKEFLEYYAK
- a CDS encoding glycoside hydrolase family 13 protein, whose translation is MKTVFRTFIPFLFLFISIQICAQNVSLNRVEPPNWWVGMENTELQLLVYGENISQTKPSIHYEGISIKSMSMLENENYLFINLSIAKTTKAGAFDIVFKTKTGKELRYNYELKTKRNRHNPIQTIDGSDVMYLITPDRFANGNPKNDSTEDTLEKVNRSNQDGRHGGDIDGVINHLDYIKELGVTTLWLNPFLENDQPKYSYHGYGISDFYKTDSRFGTNADFINLVDVCHQKEMKVIMDQVFNHCGSGHWWMNDLPSKDWLNQWDTYTRSNFTNIAASDPHASKSDYDLFTKGWFDTNLPDLNLENPFLATYMIQNSIWWIEYAQLDGIRMDTYPYPEKNVMAKWVEEINTEYPNFYIVAETWEAKASSLSYWNNNGVNNDGYKSPVNSVCDYPLYYAMLKAFGNENNIYKIYETLAEDFVYGDAYNNKIFNGNHDVGRLFTLLNDDIDKLKLSMAFTLTSRGIPQLYYGDEILLEGDKPDGQLRKDFPGGWKSDKRNAFTEKGRTPQENGVYNYVSTILNWRKNAIEIHSGKLTHYQPIDNIYVYFRSKNEEKTMVIINNNSKTINKFSLERFKESIQGYSNGTDIITNTYFSSLKSIDLKANSACIIKLSN
- a CDS encoding LytR/AlgR family response regulator transcription factor translates to MKFSFFGINKNFNRAIKHLGYWLAFVSFFTLVWGTYDNDYLRNFMIQILSLPARLALVYVALYFLFPKFFLKKKYVTFVFLYILLLIFVTVFIQRVLFFYVVQPNYLQNFETSNFFAITEIMNTLLDVNIAAIIPLGYVFFKNWQITNQKTIELESQKLNSVKDEKFIYLKVEKSLQKIFLKDIIFIESLKNYVKVKTTHREIIAYKSISSIEDMLTNKKFLRVHRSFIVGLDFIDSFSPSKLILKGTPIPIGRKYKEEVKAVLGYF